atattgtaaaatgtaatttattcctgtgatgcaaagctgatattacagcatcattactccagtcttcagtgtcacatgacccttcagaaatcatgttgaTTTGTCCAAATGAACTGACTGTCATAGAGCAGTCACTCACCACTAAAGGTACTTGCAGGAGTGATGAGAGTTCATCTTGATCTTCTATGGAGGTTTTGGGGTGGACGAGGCCTCCCTGGTTACTGAAGGCACAGTAACTACCCACAAGCACCTGCTCCGCAATCGTCTGTCTGAACACTTCCACCTTCAGAGTGTCTGCAAGAATCTCTTCTGTCTCCTGTGGACAATAATTCCCGGATTGAATACAAAATACATCAGCTTTGGGAAACAAACTTTCAACTTTCTAATGGATTCATTAATCTAATAGGCTTTTTAGAGAAATATAAAGCATTGAGAAATAATTTAGACCCATTAAGGACATTCAAGGTTCGGAGAAAGCAAACTCATTTCAGAGAGTCTTCCATTAGGGATGTTCTTACTCTGTCGAGATCAGGATGAACTAGAGCAACATAGTCGTTACAAGCGATGACGTTCCCCAGCGCAGAAAGACGCTCTTCTACTCTCTGAATACGCACTGAATCTGGCAGGCAATTCCTAATGTGCTGTAACTCTTGATCAGTCGTGTTGTTGGGGACCAAGAGACCATGACGATTTCCTGCAGAAGAGCATCCCAAGATGGACACACAACATCTATTATACATCACATATGAGAACGTAAAAACATAACTCAGTTTAATCAAATTAAAGGTCTTGTTACATTATTTACTGACATGATGTCTGAATTTCAATCAGcatacaataaacaaaaattaaggtAATCAATCacaaatttgaaaaatatatttgattgGATATATTTTCTCACCCACACACATTCTGCCAATGATTCGACATCCTGCTATAGAAGCATGAACAACAGGCATTGTTTCTGACAGTTCACCTTCAAAAACACTGTGGAAAAACAGGTATTCATCAAAATCAGAACTGTATTGTGTGTacattactgtatatataaatatacatgtgtgtgtattcagTAATCTCATTAATGGCTTACCTGTAAAAGTTTTCTGAACCACCAATCGCTACCAAGCAGTATGTGTTTGTGAGCTTGGCAAAGCATCCAATTTCATTATTCTTTTCAAATGACGCACGGACTGCCATTCTTCTGCTATTGAACTGATCAAAGCTGTCTGAAACTGATGACAAACAACATTTATAGGGAGATAgtgataataagaaaaataaaaatagggaagatataaaaacattattaacagtatacacacacactttttttatataatgtatttatctaCAATTAGGTTTAGATCCCAAACAGAaacataaatgcatatatttcaatagaaagttattataaaggATAATCATATATCAACAGTAAATATGGTGCTATTTTAGTAATAAATAAcatctttgcatttatttatttttatttaggttagagaaacattttaaatgtacttcgGAAATGATTATTTTGAAACATGGCACCATgactaaataaagtaaaaatcaaCAAAACCTTAGGCCTAAACTCGTTCTAGGTAACTTTCATTTAAACAGCACTAGTCAAGGTAGTTAGCAGTCGGCTAATTGAAGTTGTTTAAACTTCTCTAGTCATTAAACGCTATCAATCAGGTGTCCTCAAATGACGACACAGGTTAACAATACATATAACATCCTAACtgtaaaaacttaaatataaaattcatGGCAATTGCAAAAGTAATCTTATATTTACCGATAGTCACTCTATGTAGAAGCGTGGACAGCCGTAAACCACGTGTTCACTTGACTTCCTCAACGTGCTGACGTCAACGCGTCATGATAGTTTGTCGTGACGTCAAACACTCATAGGAGACGCCCACCTGGAGGAGACATATACTTGAACCTGGAGGGAAAACGAAGCAAGGCTCctttacagttattttttttacgACGTTTGCATTAAGTAGtgttttttatacagtctatgggtaAAACGCAGATATTAAAAGGTAAAAATCAGTAAACACATTATTGATTACGTATATTTGTACAGGCAAGCATATGAACCCAGTACAAACGCAATGTACAAAGTTTCACGTAAAATGGTTTCCCATAGAAAACGATTATAAGGAAAACACTAAACCATTAAGCGGATTGCGTTCATATTCCGACCACATCTGCTTGTCTATGTAAGTAAATATTTACGTCTATGGTTTTGTCATCCCGCTCATCCGCTAAAACCTGCGTAGCAACAGGACACACCTCTCCTGGCACTATGGATTTGTGAGCCAATCACGATTGAGTTTCAGCATTGACGTCGTTTTTGTTGACACTTCGATTAGCTGGCCACCCGCGAAACGTCACTGCAGAAGCACGCGCTCCTGACTTTCGACATCCACCGAGCGTTTTCTGCCTGGAAACACCGCGAGCTAGTCACAGCTGCGATATCGCGAGCTTCCTGAGGCTGGAGTCGGAGTTGGGTAAAGTCTTGCTGTGCCTCGGCTTGTTAATGCACTATTGATCTGTTTTTGTCCCTGTCACGGTGACAAACGCTCCCAACTGCTTGTGGCGTCTGTAAGTTTTTGCAGTGTAACGTTACTGAATACATTGCTGTCTTGTTACAAATGATAATGTATCTGTGTACAGTCAATAACATTACCTCAAACCTAATCATCTGCGAAAGGAAGTTGCTGAACATTAACATAATCATCTTATGAATTCATGAAGGTTACCTGAGACATGTACCATGTTTATACCATGTTTGTTTATCTTCATAAGTACCATGAATACGATAATTATTAAGTATTGTACTTTTTGTATAAAGTTGATAACGTTACTGTAGAATACAATCAAAAAGCAGTTATAGTTTATCTTGACTGAAGTGCATTTGCAATTAAACTTATcctaataataactaaatatattgTTTGCAAGTGTGAATGAAAAACGCAAGCAAATCtatattgttgtgtttttttgtttgttttgttttgatttttttatttattaaagaaatggGATCTGATCAGAGTACCAGTTTGGCTGCTGACCAGCAGCAGAAGGATTCAGGCAATCTGTCATTGAAAGGTGAAGTATCTTCATCCAATGCCCAAACCGATACTGGTCCTGAGCCCCAGGACAGTCTGGATCCAGACACTGACTTGCCCCAATGCCGAATGGGCAACAGAAAGGTAGACGATATGAGCTTTATGATATCCTGCACTAACTGGTATTAAAAACCAAAGAAGCACTGTGAAAGAACTGACTAGACTGGACGTTTCATTTCCGACAACGGAAGACATGCTGGTGCTGTAGTTGCAGTGCAATGGGTTTGATGTGATTTATGCCTTTTATAAGTTGTGCAATGTGTTTGAAGACATAGAGAATAAAGTTAGTGCACTAGCTGTGCATGTACTGATTGCATGATATCAAAAGCTTGTAGTATGTAGTTGATATCAACCTGTGATAAttaagtatgtatgtatatatatatatatatatatatgtcattataTAATGCATCAAACATCACTTGGCatttctgtaattttattttattgacatttcTTTGAACATGGTGATAGTAGATACACAGTGTAAAACTGTAGACTGAAAACCGAAATAAAAACGACTCCTTgtttacagaattaaaaaaaagatttaagaaataaaacttAAATCATTTCTAATATTTATAAATCAATCCGTTTAAGATCACTCTCATTTTTTAATAATCAACATTATGCATGACAATGTGTCATAGGAAATCAGAGGCTACCGTTAAGAGTGAAAGCAAAATACAAAAGGTCTGAAAAGTTTCAGTAAATCTTTGTATTTACATGACCATTAAAACCTGACGAGGCTGAGCAGACAGCAACATTTGACCAGTAAATCAGAAAATATCAAAATTCCAATGACAGaatctacatttatttaaatcacaGAGTGAGACATTCACTCTTAAATTCTTGTCAAAGGGAAAAAAGAACCAGTTATATACACAGATACAGTTGAAATTTCATCTTGGTCAgccaagaaaaataataagaataaaaaacaaaccaatttttttttttttttttaaagctatctCAGATAAAATCTCCATTAAAGTTAACCCTCTCTAATTAAAAAGCATAAATACAGTTAGTTCCTTGACTACCTCTGATATGTTTGTCCTATTGTTAGTCTCATAAAAGGACCATAAAAAACAAAAGGCAACAGCAGCTTGGGTTAAAAATGACTGTTGTCCAAAGCCACAATCATACCCATTAAAAGAGGCAAATTACCAGAGAATTCCTATTTTGCGTATCTCCCTGTAcagttctgtatttttattttattttttctgtgcaACTGATGTGGTTATAGGCATGGCTTTACCTTGATTTCAAATAAACTGTAGAATAAATGTATGTCACcattaatgataaataaatagcTTTTCATATAAGCCTCTATCATTACAAACCGTTCACTTCACCCTACGACAAAAATTTCTAAAGATATCCACCTTTgataaatacattaaacatttcACCTCAGACACTGCTGAATGTTCAGTGTgttaatatatacacataattgCTTGCGCGGTGCTGTTAGCTTAGGAATTCCTCATGAAATGGCATGGTCTGGAATTAAAATTTTCTGTTTTTTACAAAAGATTCTTTAAGTGACAATAGTGCaggtttaaagaaaaaataatggtCACATCATGCATTTTTAGTAATGCATGAAAAGTGTAAATGCCGTCAAAGAGGCATTTGAGACTAATATTCTGGACATGGTTTGAATCACAAGCGTAAATGCATCTGTTTGTTTAGGTCACATTTGTAAACATCAGTTGTCCCAAATGGAAATACACCGGCATACAGATATTTGGGATTGCATATGCAATCCACATAATGTTAATTTGCCAAACAGGGCAAATATATTGTACAGAAAAATATGGAAGTAAACATTTTTGTGTTTGCATATAGTTTGGGAGTAGGTTTATAGCTGGATTTATATGTGTTTTGCAGAAACACCTTTATGTGGATAGCAATATGACTGATCATGATGCATGACGTGACCTTGACAATTATCCATTAATctgtaaataaattttaatttaacattttgatcCCAATATAGAGTACATCTGCAGCATTGCCACATGAGTTTTCTTCCATCACAAGCCATTGTCATATTGATAAAGAATATACTTTAACACTGCTATACAAGATCTCAGACATAGATAAACAACACAAAACCTCTTAAGTATGGAACACACTATTGTCCCACATTGTCAAATTCAATCCATGGCTTATTAGAGCAAGTGGTTTGCCGTCTTTTGTACCAACAACAGCTCATCGGATAGATTTAAAGTTGAGGAAGACAATTGGTGATGCACAGtgtgttcctttaaaaaaaactccCACCCAATACTTCCTGTACCCGAGACATTAGATCACTTTACAGACACATTGCTTGTTGTTGCAagaagttgttgttgttgctctAGATTCAGAGCTGACTAATAAAAATGCGGAATTCAGAGCTGAGAAACAATAACATCAGATCTTTCCCAAGTGGGCACAAACATGTAaaatctgctgtggtttcatgcCACTTTTCTTCCCACGACCAAGCTGCTCGCATAACAGGTCCAAAAAATGATATATGAGATGGAGGGCAGTAAAAATGACTGGTAATGCGTTGTTTTCACTTAGTAAAGGCATTGAATAATATATCAAGGGATGTATTCATAAATccacagtttaaataaaaattaggtgGAAATTAATGCAAATGAACAGTGTTCAGTGTGCCATAGCGGACTTAAAGACAAGGCACATGTCTTAAAGGGGTACAGTCACATAACCCAATTTTTCCACCGTGTTATAAAACATTCTATAGTCAATGCAAAGCAATGTCATAAAATCATCATCACACCAAGTATTCTTCCAACCAAAAAGTACAATGGTATAAAGTAgagctgtgcgatatggacaaaaaaaacctattgcgatttctttgatcaattttgcgattccgattttaatcacgattttgacacacacagatatgctttacagtcataaatgtattcagtatgaatttgaaacatatttcaaaCAGAAAGCCAATgggagctttatcaaaaagttgtaacacgTCTAGAACAAAcgtaagtcaaaataatcactaagtaaagatgttaaacaaaatgtctagacatatggcaaaaaaatataaataaataaatatcgtgtccagggacttttttgtttcttttttctcacgcattggtcatagagctcattgtagcgtgCCTCAGGTGTTAAAATagtttgttatacattatacaggttcacacgtacgccgtctgcagtgtgtatacagtatgtgtaagtGGTGCAGAAGCAGCTTTTGCCCGGAGAGAGTGCACACACTTAAACCGTGTCTCATCTCACTcaaactgcgtcctgtgcactcacaactctctctatgctcatgtgctagataataattatttttgcacgtttctatttctagccttttaccgcgtgcagtgtgaacgctctgatccattAAGATGAGCTCGGAAAAAagacgcatcacagacagtgtgtgaacctggagttacgtataggcatatgcccagtctgttctgttctcgtgcTAAGCGTGTTGCATTATGATTGGATCGTATAGAATATACTGCGGGGGGTCGGGGCTGTGGAAAATCGTGCTTTAAAGCGATTAAGAAATCGTGCACGCTCTAATCGTGATTTTAAGACGATTaagattaatcgcacagccctagtataAAGTACTATGCAAATATTGATAATCATTCAGTTACATGACACATATCAAAGTACTATGATAAACACATTTGATATTATCACTGTTTCATGGAACCACAGTACTTTTTTTGTGATGGAATTAGTCGCCACTAGTCTGTTTAGCCTGTTTTTGCCTTAAgagtagaaaaaaatatatattgctagTTTTAATTCAGAAGTCACATGTTGAGAAATAAagtgtaagaaaataaaaataaaaatttgatgtAATGTCACTTTGTAAATTATGAAGCCACAAATGGGAGATACAAAGTTAGAAATAGGTGAAATAAATTCACAAATGTGAGATATGTtgcaattaatacattttcatagtTGCACTGCACTGAAAGTTTGCTGTATTTTGTCTTTCGAATCAGTGGTTACGTGATGGATCCCCTTTTAAGAAGGTCCAAAAGCTTTAAGAAGACCACGCAAAGAGGGTGAAAATCTTTGGAAGACAAGGGTTTAGAGATAAATTTTCTCATGCCCACAAAACCTTCAACAGACTATATAGAAAAAATGTTGATTGAAATGTATTAACAAAATTATGATCTTTTGGGCAGATGTACATATGGAAACTACAGAAGTGACATACTGTCACAAACACCATGCCAGTGAAGCCAGTTTGAATAATGCTCAAACCATTGGAGACACATTAGAAGCCTAAAAGAAGATGCCAGGTAGTTTCTGTTGCAGACCCATGCTCCACTGAATTGTGAATACAATATGTACATGATTCTCTGcagaataaacaaaaaaatgctctttccacagagaaaaataaaatggttttcatAACATTTAACCTAAATGTGTTAAGGCAAAAATATCAGTAAAACCCCAATATCAAATGATAAACTGTGTGCCAAGTGAAGCCTTTTAGGGAGTCTCGCCAAATGTACCATCTTAATTTTGCGATTAAGATGCTACAAAccttttctaatatatatatatatatgtgtgtgtgtgtgtgtgtgtgtgtgtgtgtgtgtgtgtgtgtgtgtcacttatAAGTTCCATTTGGAATTCTATAAACATCAATTACTTCTCATCTCCTTCCAATGTGCAATGTATCAGATCCATTTCCACAGCAGATGAGCACAAAGAGATGGGTTAATATGGGACAGTCAGACACACTTCACCATTAAATAGCACAGTCGAACCATTAAAAGCACCCAACAGACATTTATGAGCTAAGCGTTAGACGATCCACActgaaaacatgaaaatgtaagaCATACAGCATATTACGTTCATTCAAAGAGGATGGATGAACTGTTGAGAGATCATCTCCTGGAGGCAACGGTAACAAAGCTATTATATATTCAGATGTGTTCATTGGTCATGGTTCCTGCCTGGCACCAGTGTTTCAAATATAACACTTGGTGAAAAGGTAAGGTCGTAACAAAAAAACTGTGCAAGATGGTTGGAAATATGACTAATAAAAGCAAAATGTAATATAGGGATTGCAAGAAATCAGGCCTTATTCTAAAGAACCAAATTGTGCCTATTATGACACAAAATTACTCTCCTATAAAGACCTAATGCCATTAAAAAGAGATCCTCTTTTGTTACAGACTGATAAAACAGCAAAAGATGAAAAGGAATAGAGTACTGTAGTGAGTGGGAGGAGGTGTTAAGACTGACCTAGTTATTATAAATCATTCTTCCTACTCTGTGGAAATGGATAGGCAGGTgaggaaaggggaaaaaaattctAGCAAACATTCAGATGATGTTATGAAGCTAATTAGTTTGAAAGTGCCTCCTATCCACCTCTAAAAAACATGTTGAAGTCTTCAAGGAGTGCCAGAGGTGAACCTTTTATCCCATCAATGAAAAAGACTGCAAGAATTCCTTGGTATTCTTTTCTATGGCCTTTCTACCTACATGGTTTTCAAGtatttttagttgttttgctCGTTTAAATTCTTTGATAATACTTGAAATTCACGTACAAGTCTATGTTGCGAACGAGACAAGGATTTGCTGGCGTTTTGCAAATCTGCGGTTCCTCTAACTCTCCTGGAGAAAAGATGGTCATGGTCAAATTGGAGTGATGGTTTCTGACTGTTAAGACTTCATCTGGTTAGCATAAGGCCAGGGCACAACTTCAAATGTTAAATCCCCAGAAGAGTTGTCCGTTGGGCTCATGCtaaaaaaattgcaatatttGTTGTTAAGTTTTGTCTCAAGTGGGAAGGAAGAAGATACTCCCTTTCCTCATGTTTTGTTCCTGTTCAAGGACAAGGTTGAAGGTTCAGAAAACAGGCACTGGTCAACCCTCAGCATAGTAGCCCTCACTTATGTTGTCAAGCATTTGGGGTCCTTCGCGCCCCCCAGTCCGTCATACCCACTCCTGCACGGGTTGTTTGTAGTAGGTCACTTGCTGTTGGACATTTTTGTTCTTGAACTGGAAGATAGTATATACAAGGACCAGAATGCACAGTGAGAGGATGCACGGGATGACCACAGCGATTGCGTTTACAGTGCCGGGTACATCATTAATGGCGACCATGATGTCGACATCATCGTGAGGGAGGTGACGGTCCTTGTTCTTTACTACTTCAGATTGATCGCAGCCCATCCAGTCTTTGATGATTGATTTTGGGTAGCCTGGCTCCACAGTTAACTTCTGGTTATCGAACTTCCAGTAGTCCTTTCCCTTGTAAAAGTAggtataaactaaaaataaaatcaaagagagaaaaaaaaagtcgtCAGTTCATTTGCATAACAGGAATTCTACTATTGGTCAAcaaacagatagtcccgcccACAAAATCACACCATTGTTTGATAAAAATTACATGCTTCACTCTCTGGAAATCATTCGAGTAGTATATTAATTGCCATAATTTTGTGACTCGAAAGTGACTGCTGATTACTGATTGTAATGAGTTATGAATTAACTTACAAAAACAAGTTAAATCATTAACTGTTAAGCTAAAGTTGTAAACTTGAACAGACCAATCATAGAAAGCCATTCATTATCCACCCAATTTTTCAATGCAGAAGTAAGCTGCAATGCTTCTGATTCATTAGCCGCAATAGGAAAATGAAGAGAAGAATGtcaaagtgcagtaaacggttAAACTAATCACTGCACTTCTTGTTTTCGGTCTTCAATTTGTATTTCCTCAGCGTGAAGGTAAGGTCATACAAATTTATAAATGGACCACTCATTTTAAAATCTTCCCAGTCTACTGACATTTATAACATCCGCTTCGAAACACTGTAAAGCATATGATAACTTTTGTTAACTctacaataaataaatccatttcCCCAAGCGAATTACTATTTAACAGCGATGCTATTGAGCTGCCGCAAAACCAGAAGTtccaaaacaaaattctaaagatGGCTGTGCACTGTTTCTCTGGCACATAAGGTCAATAAGCAAATATTTGTCTATACATGCAGGCAGAGATGCACGTCCTTTTCAGAATGCTCCATTCATATTCATGATCACAAAAATAGCTGTCCTTGTGAACACTCAATGACACAGTATTTCAAAAAGTTGCTCCAGTGTTATACAATTCCTCAGAGAGCTGTCAGTCTGATTGCCAGTGCCACATAAACAGATGCATTCCCGGCACTCAAACCAAATCTATACAAGCACAGACCAAAAACTAAACAGAAATACTGTGAGTAAGCTTCAGACAGCAACCCCTGAGGGTGTGATTGATGAAGTGCTCGTCCTTCCTCTGTTACTTTCCCTGCTCTTACTCGTGATCTTGCTGAGCAAGACTTGCCGAATCCCTCTTTGCAAAATCTGAGTGACAGAAAAATCATGAGGTACGGGGAAACCAAACAGCTCTTATAAACCCTCTTGGCTTCTTCATCTTGTGTTCTGGCCCTAGGCTCCATGTTGAGACAGAGGTTATGACATGACTCGCAGAAAAGATGATCATTCCTTCAGTGGATAATACTctagagaggaggaggagaaatcTGCAATTCTATGCAGCCACAGCAAAAATACTTAACTGACACTTTTTTACCATCCATCCGAACAGACAGACACTAGCCACATCAACCCAATACAGTGATGCTCATCATCCAGAGTCAGTAGcccatttatttttatagtgctaAACTGTAACTTTGATTCTGATTATTTACAAAtccccttttattattatttttgttatatattgaatatttttttggCAATACAAAATGAACCAACATAggaatattagaatgtttttagggattattttatgtattttcaaaaaaaaaaaaatcgaaattcCATATggaattttacatttgaaaatgttttattattattttttttatattttaaatataaacatataaatatagactatattgcagttttttttattaaacattttataaaaataaaatgtttttacagatattttataaaaaaatgtttattaaagtcaaatagatttttacatgttttaaaatattttagttaaaaatattgtttaaaatattaatttataaaatatggtttatttttataagtgcatataaatgaaaaagttcaaataaaataaaattctcaacAGATTTCTCCAGTATTTAATTTCTTTCTAGCATTCTCAAGATACTTGTAAAAACCAAGTTTCAGTCTTttttgacaaaaacaataaaaataaatttcagaCCATATATATTGAATTTTTTCAAAAGCtatttatttctcattttattttttttctacatagCTCTATACCGTTAACATATCACATAATAAAGTATcttactacagttttactgtagttttactacagttttactactgccattttttgctttatttgttaTCATGCATCAATTGTGACACTGAATTCTAACACCCAAAAGTTGTGTTTGTCTTTTTGTGTCTCCGGAGCCTGTGCCAATCCAGACCTGCTATCAGATCACCACTGAGGAAGACTCGGAGCCAAAACAGTCACTGTCAACACAACAATATTTCAGTGCTGAATCATACAAACACTAATCAATTACTCTACAAGGATGAGGGGAAAACAAGACCTCAGCGCGCTTATTACTATTAACtactcaataaaatatataatcatgcTCAACAGATGAACACTGAAAAATAGCAGCAGCAGATTATGATAAAATATACTAACATGCAATAAACAGTTAAATGCATTCATAATAATCTGAATAAACCATTCTTCCtcaaattaatatttatcatCGTTACCATTCCCAAGCAACACCGCattaatattaaatgtgtaatttcaGGTGTGCATTTATTGCCATTTTAATTCAGCTTCGAATGCAGTTCATCCAATGACaactatacattttataaagctTCACTTATTATAATGGGAGTTGCATTGCACAACAGATTAGACCAGTACTAGACACTCGAGAACCAAGCTCAACCAACTTGAACTTCTCAAACCAGAGGGAAGCAGTCAGATCAAATGCCCACCGACCACATGGCTGATTggcacattaaatattaataggtTATTGGAACCTCACTGACTCACATCCTTCTCGACTGATGAAGGCTCCTTGCGGGGCATCGGGGATGCCCTTCCAGACACTGATGGGTTTGGGATAGCCTGGGTCAGCTGTACGCTTCTCCTCATTGTAACGCCAGTACTGGTCGCCCTTGAAGAAATAGGTTTTGCCCACAGGTTCCCAGCGTAAGGCTGTGTCGATGCCATCGCGGGGCAAACAGCTGCCCAACTCTACCAGACTGTGAGGATACCCAGGTTCTGCTGTAACCTCCTTGAAGACCCAGTATTTATCCCCTAGAGTCAAAAAACAGCAGTAGATAAGGTCAAAATTCAATGGGTTATATTGAATAATACTATCACATAATGGAACAATGTGCTTATCTACTCCACAAGTTTGGATATATATAGAAGCTTATTTCTtccaaggaataaaaaaaaataaaaaaggtactgctatattttatataacaattcATTCTGTTTttccttgcaattctgagtttatatctcacaattctgacttctttaTCCTGCTAGATACAAATTCAGGATTGCATGATATAAAGtcagtattttgaaatataaacttgcaACTCTGAGAAGGGGAGTCCGAATTGTGACAATCTGGTTTCCATTAAGGAGTAAAAAAAACTCAGCATTGCAATATATAACTCGcatttctaaacaaaaaaaatttaaattacaaaattgaaACAATTATGAGAAGTaaagtctaaattgtgagatataaactcagttcTTTTTCCCAGAATTACGATATaagaatttgtttttttgttttttttactacaatGTGGAAATTCATCACCCCTTTATCTACTAATACCAATGTGCTTTCTCTGAGATAGCTATAGGGCATCCTGCAAGATTGTTTTCTCATGAAACATCACAGATCAGGAGAAACTCAGGTTATAAATATCTCACCCAACCTCTCTTGTGCTGCAAGACTGCGCCGGGCTAATTTAATGAGGAAGAGGGTGAGGACGgcaagatagagagagagattgtttAAAAGAAGGGGAGCGAGGGAGGAACAGACAGAATAATAAAGCACAGAATGGAGATTCACTAAGGCTATCAGGCCCAATAGAGGATAAAGACAGGGGATAAATGCAGACCGTTACTGAGATTAACCCACAATCTAACAGCATTTATCTAACCTTTAACTCTAGTGTTCCTATGCTTGTATTAAAAGGTACAAACGTACAAAATATGGTTATTTGAGCTGAAGCTGATCCAAAGGCAACAGATGTTTAATGGATATGGCTTCTCTTTATTATCTAGGCCATATGCAGGTACTTTATTTTAGGGCTTTGGGATGTATTTGGTATCATAATTTATAGTTCTGACAAAAGATACTAGAAAACTAGCCTGAGGCTGCCCTTTTCATATCAAGCAATAAACACATG
This genomic window from Carassius gibelio isolate Cgi1373 ecotype wild population from Czech Republic chromosome A6, carGib1.2-hapl.c, whole genome shotgun sequence contains:
- the LOC128015975 gene encoding eukaryotic translation initiation factor 6, whose amino-acid sequence is MAVRASFEKNNEIGCFAKLTNTYCLVAIGGSENFYSVFEGELSETMPVVHASIAGCRIIGRMCVGNRHGLLVPNNTTDQELQHIRNCLPDSVRIQRVEERLSALGNVIACNDYVALVHPDLDRETEEILADTLKVEVFRQTIAEQVLVGSYCAFSNQGGLVHPKTSIEDQDELSSLLQVPLVAGTVNRGSEVIAAGMVVNDWCAFCGLDTTSTELSVIESVFRLSETQPSAIATTMRDSLIDSLT